CTTTTCCGCGCCCCTCACGGTCAACGACGACCGCGCGGTGATCAGCCACCGTTTCCACAGCCTGCTCGTGGACGGCAGGGGCCGGATTCACCTGTTCTGGCTGGACAAGCGCGACGCCGCGGCGGCGCAGGCCGCCGGCCGCCCCTATGCGGGGGCCGCCCTCTACCATGCCGTGTCTGACGATGGCGGCGCGCACTTCTCGCCCAATACGCGCCTTGCCGCCAACAGCTGCGAATGCTGCCGGGTGGTGAGCGCCCTCGATACCGACGGCCTGCCCCTGGTGTTCTGGCGCCACATCTTCGGCCGCAATGTGCGCGACCACGCCCTGCTCAAGCTGGATGGCAGCGCGCCCGTGCGCGTGTCCCACGATGGCTGGGAAGTGGATGCCTGTCCCCATCACGGCCCGGCGCTGGCCGTGGGGGCGGATGGCACGCGGCATCTGGCCTGGTTCAACGATGGGCCCGAGCGTCACGGGTTGTTCTATGCGCGGATGGATCCGGCGGGCCAGCTGTCGCCGCCGCTGGGCTTCGGCAATTACGACGCCCAGGCGGGACATCCCAGCGTGGTGGTGGTAGGGACGAGGGTGTTCCTGGCATGGAAGGAGTTCGACGGCCAGCGCGCGAGCGTGTGGATCAGGGCCTCACGCGACGGCGGCCGCAGTTGGTACGCGCCGCACCGCCTGATGGACACCGCGGGCGCTTCCGACCATCCCCTGCTGATCAGCGACGGCGCGACGGCTTATGTGTCGTGGAACACCGCGCAGGAAGGCTATCGCCTGCAAGCCATCGAGGATCCCGCGCCATGAGGCGTCTTCTGCTCGCATGGGCGCTTCTGCTGGCGGCGTCCGCGCAGGCGGAGGACGCGGCCCTCAAACGCTTCGTGCCCGGCAGCGCCAAGGCCATCATCGAGGCCCGCGCCGGTCGTCCCTTCATCCTGACCTTCTGGTCTGTCGACTGCGTGCATTGTCACGCCGAACTGGAACAACTGGCCGCGCTATCGCAGGCGCACCCCGCACTCGAAGTGGTGCTGGTGTCCACCGATGGCCCCGAAGCGTCGCGAGAGGTATCGGCAGCGCTGCGACCGTATCGGTTTGCACGCATGGAATCCTGGGTGTTCGCCGATGCTTTCGCCGAACGCCTGCGTTTCGAGGTTGATCGCCGCTGGCGAGGGGAGTTGCCCCGCACTTACCTGTACCGGCCGGATGGCAGGGCCGAAGCCGTGACCGGGGCCATCGCCCCGCAGCAGCTCGAGGCATGGCTCGCTTCGGCTGCCGGGGATCGTCCCTGAACGGGGGCGAAGGATGAAAATTCCCCGCGAGCCGCTTCCGGCAGCGGTGAGCTTCCTGGGCTCGGTGCTTTTACACGCCCTGCTTCTTGCCTGGCTGCCACCCCTGAGACCCGCCGCGGTAGAGGCGGCGCCGACAAGCTTTTCACCCCTCGTGGTGCAGCTCGTGGACAGCGGCAAGACAACCTCCCTGCCGCCGCACTCCGCTCCCACCACGGCAGCAAGGGCCGGGCCCGTGCCCGGGTCGCCGCGCGCGGTTCCCGTGGCAAAAGTTTTCCCTGCTCCGCTCCCCCAGTCTGCACCCTTGACTTCCGTGCTGGAGGCCACGGCGGCGCCAGCCGCGAAGGAGGCCGCTCCCACGCCCGCGGCAGCGCTCCCATTGGTGGCTTGGACGCCGGCGACGCGAAAGGAGACGGAGACCGCGATGGAGACCACGCCTCCTGATCTGAGGGCCGCCTACGCTAGCAATCCGCCGCCTTCCTATCCCCTCGCGGCGCGCCGGCTGGGCCTGGAGGGGCGGGTGGTGCTGTGGGTGGAAATCCGCGCCGACGGCAGCTGCGGGGAAGTACGGGTGCGGCAGACGGCAGGCCATCCGCTGCTCGATGAGGCTGCGGCAGCCGCGGTGAAGCGCTGGCGCTTCCTCCCCGCGCGGCACGGTGGTGAGCCCGTCACCACCTGGGCGGAGGTTCCCATCCGCTTCCGCCTCACTGGCTCGTCAACTGATCCTGACGGGTGAAGGTCCAAGTGCGGGTGATGGCGAGGATGTCGGTGTCCCTGCGCACGTTTTCCGGGAAGGGGGCGAAGGGCGCGGCAAGCTTGACGATGCGGATCGCCGCTTCGTCCAGGATGGGGGAGCCGGAGGAGCGGTCCAGATCGATTCTTTCCACGCTGCCGTCGCTGCGGATGTGCACGGTGAGCAGCAGGCTGCCGTAGATTTTCTTCCGCCGCGCTTCCTCCGGATAGTTGAGATTGCCCACCCGCTCCACCTTCAGCCGCCAGTCCTCCACGTACTGGGCGAAGCGGTATTCCTCGGTGCGCGCCCCGACGAAGCGGCGTTTGGGCCGTTCCTGATAGGCCTGATAGTCCTTTTCGATCTGGGCCTGCAGGCGGGCAAGCTGCAGGCTCTGGGTGATGAGATCCTGGCCCGCCGACCGCGCCGTCTCCGCGGTGGACTCCGCGGGCGGACTGGGTGGAGGCTCATTGCGGGTGGCGCGCACCTGGGCGAGGAGGCGGGTCGCCTCCCGTTCCAGTTCCTTCACCCGTTCCTCCCGCCGCTTGAGCTCCGGCTGCGGGTCTTCCTGGCCCACCGCGGGCAGCGGCGAGGTGGCACGCAGCCGGCGGTCGGTGTTGCCTCCCCCTTCCAGATTGGCCTGGGCGAGGAGACGGGCGTCGCTGGGGCGTTGCGGCGAGCGGGCATTGACCAGCACCACCTCCAGCGCCGGGCGCGCTTTTTCCATGCTGCGGGGCGGCGGCACGAAATGGAGGCTGAGCACGGCGGCATGGAGTAGCGCCGATAGCGTCATGGTGATCGCAATCGGCGGCAGATTGCCAAAGGGGCTGCGCACAGAGGAAAGGCGAAGGTTCACGCGAGTGTCGAAGGATCGGTGGAGAACGGCCTCCTCAGCGCATTGTAACGGTTTGCAGCACTACGGGGTGACCACTTCCCGGAAGGGACAGACGACCTCCAGGGTGAGGAGGTCCACGCTGCGGATGGCAAGCCGCACGCGGGTACCAGGCTCCAGCGCAGGCAGGGCGACGGCCTTGTTCACCAGCGGCAGCGTATCGAAGCGCACCAGGTTTTCCCGGATCACGGTGGCGGTGGCTTCGGTGAGGTTTTCCTGCAGCAGATAGCGAAGGGTCCAGTAGCGTTCCATGTGGCGCTGGAATTCGTTATAGGCCTCGTAGGCGGTCTCGAAATCGCGCGCAATGGCCTGCAACGCTTCTCTGCAGTAGGGGGGAGGCTCCCCGCGCAGATGGGCGATTAGTTGTCGCTGGTTGACGAGGTCCACGTAACGGCGCAAGGGGGAGCTCGTCCAGGTGTAGTGGCTCACCCCCAACCCCTGGTGGGGCAGGGGCTCGGTGGTCATCAGGGTTTTGCCGTTGGTCTGGGCGCGGTAGAGGGCGGCGAGCTTCTGTTCCGCCAGCAGTTGGCCGAGGCGGCTGTTGACCAGGATCATCATCTCCGCCACCACCTTGTCGATGGGGGTACCCCGTTGCCGATGCAGGATGCGCACCGTCTCGCCCTCGACGCGGAAGGTGTACTCCGGCACCAGGCTGCGGCCGCGGTCCTTGCCGCCGCGTTTTTCCTCCAGGTGCTCGGCGAAGTGCCACAGCCACTCCAGTTCCGCCCGGTAGCGGTAATCCGCCTCCTGGCCGATGGTGTCCCGGTTGAACAGGGGCTCCAGGGTCTCATGGCGCAGGTTGGCGACGATGGGCACCTTTTCGATCCGCATTTCCATGGCCGTGATTTCGTAATCCGGTCCCACGGTGAAATAGGTGGAAAAAGCGGGACAGGCAGCGCCTTCGCGCAGGGTGTAGGCGGCCACCG
The sequence above is drawn from the Burkholderiales bacterium genome and encodes:
- a CDS encoding glycoside hydrolase; this encodes MRRLTVFLLLAAAPAWGQGHHGADMPLVVSAIFDDAGRLWRAQVWEGRVWVSHSDDKGQSFSTPVAVNDQAESIAADGENRPKLAVAGQRVYVSWTQRLDRPYTGHVRFARSLDGGRHFSAPLTVNDDRAVISHRFHSLLVDGRGRIHLFWLDKRDAAAAQAAGRPYAGAALYHAVSDDGGAHFSPNTRLAANSCECCRVVSALDTDGLPLVFWRHIFGRNVRDHALLKLDGSAPVRVSHDGWEVDACPHHGPALAVGADGTRHLAWFNDGPERHGLFYARMDPAGQLSPPLGFGNYDAQAGHPSVVVVGTRVFLAWKEFDGQRASVWIRASRDGGRSWYAPHRLMDTAGASDHPLLISDGATAYVSWNTAQEGYRLQAIEDPAP
- a CDS encoding TlpA family protein disulfide reductase, which codes for MRRLLLAWALLLAASAQAEDAALKRFVPGSAKAIIEARAGRPFILTFWSVDCVHCHAELEQLAALSQAHPALEVVLVSTDGPEASREVSAALRPYRFARMESWVFADAFAERLRFEVDRRWRGELPRTYLYRPDGRAEAVTGAIAPQQLEAWLASAAGDRP
- a CDS encoding energy transducer TonB; amino-acid sequence: METTPPDLRAAYASNPPPSYPLAARRLGLEGRVVLWVEIRADGSCGEVRVRQTAGHPLLDEAAAAAVKRWRFLPARHGGEPVTTWAEVPIRFRLTGSSTDPDG
- a CDS encoding energy transducer TonB, producing the protein MNLRLSSVRSPFGNLPPIAITMTLSALLHAAVLSLHFVPPPRSMEKARPALEVVLVNARSPQRPSDARLLAQANLEGGGNTDRRLRATSPLPAVGQEDPQPELKRREERVKELEREATRLLAQVRATRNEPPPSPPAESTAETARSAGQDLITQSLQLARLQAQIEKDYQAYQERPKRRFVGARTEEYRFAQYVEDWRLKVERVGNLNYPEEARRKKIYGSLLLTVHIRSDGSVERIDLDRSSGSPILDEAAIRIVKLAAPFAPFPENVRRDTDILAITRTWTFTRQDQLTSQ